The window CGGCACCGAGGTTCGGGTAGATGTACTCCTCGAAGAACGCGCGGTCGGCTTTGCCGAGTTCGTCCATACTGGTGGTATTACTTGGTTGTACAAATGGCTACTGCCTCGGCTGCTGTATGGTCTCGAGATCCTGTGGGTCAGTGATACTGGACGATTTCTGCCCCTGATCGTCGGATCGAGACCGGCGTGTTGGTTCGGTTCGTTCCGTCGGCTCTGCTCGAGGTGGCTCGAGACGACTCGAGTTGGTTCCACCTGCGCCCTGCTCCTGTGGAAGCCCTACTCGTCGGCCAGTCTGGCGTACACGTCCCAGGACGGATCGGTTTCGGGGTGGGGGAGGGGCTCGCCGTCGACGACGACTGCGGGGGCGTCCGCGTCGCGCTCGTGAACCGTCCCGATGGGGGCGACGGTCGTTCTGCGGCCCTCGAGCGCTGCCAGTACGTCGTCGACGCCCTCCGGGTCGACGGCCAGGACGAGCGAGCCACAGCTGGTGGCCGTCCAGGGGTCGAACGCGAGGGCGTCACACACCGATTCGACTGCGGGTCGCAGGGGAACGGCCGACCGCTCGACGTCGAACTGGGTGTTCGAGCCGGTCGCCATCTCGTTGAGCGCACCGGCGAGCCCGCCCTCGGTAACGTCGTGTATCGCCCGCACCGGGCCGGCCGCGGCAGCCGTGAGCGCGTCCCGAACGCAGTAGACGTCGTCGAGGCAGGACTGGGCGGCCTCGAGCGTCGTCCCCGAGACGCCGACGCGCTCGCCGAAGAGGGTGCTCAACAGGCCGACGGCTTCGACGGCGGGGCCGGTGGTCACGAGCAGGCGGTCGCCGGGTCGAGCGCCGTCGGGGCGGATTACCTCGGCGTGGTCGCCGACGCCGAGGACGGTAGCCGCTCCGACCCATGGGTACGCACAGTCGGAATAGCGGGCGGTGTGGCCCGTCGTCACCGCGACGCCGAGATCGGCGCACTCGGCGTGGATGGTCTTCCAGACGGTGGCAAACTCGGCGTCTGTCATCTCCGGGGGGAGCGTGAAACAGATCGAGAGGTGGCTCGGTGGGATCCCGCTGACGGCGACGTCCGCCAGGATCAGGTCGAGGGCGAACCGCGCCGCCCGCTCGAAACCGAGGTCGGGAAGAATCGACACGGGGTCGGTCGCCATCGCGACGGCCTGGTCGCCGACGTCGACCACCCCGAAGTCGACGCCGTGAGTCGGCCCGAGGGCGACGTCCTCGCGATCGGCACCGAGACGGGTCGCCACGTGGCGGTCGAAGAACGACCGGTCGATCTTGCCGAGGGCGGGCTCTGAATCGGGATCAGTCACGACCGTCGGTTCTCGAGGCGCGGGCTTAGAATTGCTGATCTGACGGGACACGTGGTCGGTCGCCGGCTGTCGTCCGGTGGCTACAGTGGTGACGTCACCTGCCGCGACCCCTCGAGATAAACCCCCGCCGACCGAACGGCCGCTATGCACGGCACTGGCGTCCCACTGGCAACGCCGTTTACCGAGGCGGGAGCAGTCGACCACGACGCGCTGGCGTCGCTCACTACCTGGCTCGAGGACGGCGGGGTCGACTTCTTCGTCCCCTGTGGCTCGACCGGCGAAGCACCGCTTTTGACCCTCGAGGAACGGACGCGGGTCGTCGAGACCGTCGCGGCCGCTACTGACAAGCCGGTGCTCGCGGGCACCGGTCACGAGGGGTTCGAGCCGACGCTCGAGGCGACCGAGCGCGCCGCCGAAAGTGGTGCCGATGCGGCGCTCGTGGTCACCCCTTCGTACTACGGCAGCGACGACGCCGCGCTGGGGCGATACTACCGGGAACTGGCCGACGCGTCGCCGATCCCGATCTACTGCTACAGCGTCCCGAAGTTCACCGATCACGCGCTCTCGCCGCGAACGGTCGAGTCGCTGGCGAGCCACGAGAACGTCGCCGGGATCAAGGACTCGAGTGGCAGCCTCGAGTCGATACAGCGACTCGTCCGGTTCACGGACGATGCGGACTTTTCGGTGCTCGTCGGTAGCGGCAGCGTTTATGCAGCGGCGCTCGACACGGGTGCAG of the Natronosalvus vescus genome contains:
- a CDS encoding AIR synthase family protein, producing MTDPDSEPALGKIDRSFFDRHVATRLGADREDVALGPTHGVDFGVVDVGDQAVAMATDPVSILPDLGFERAARFALDLILADVAVSGIPPSHLSICFTLPPEMTDAEFATVWKTIHAECADLGVAVTTGHTARYSDCAYPWVGAATVLGVGDHAEVIRPDGARPGDRLLVTTGPAVEAVGLLSTLFGERVGVSGTTLEAAQSCLDDVYCVRDALTAAAAGPVRAIHDVTEGGLAGALNEMATGSNTQFDVERSAVPLRPAVESVCDALAFDPWTATSCGSLVLAVDPEGVDDVLAALEGRRTTVAPIGTVHERDADAPAVVVDGEPLPHPETDPSWDVYARLADE
- a CDS encoding dihydrodipicolinate synthase family protein; this translates as MHGTGVPLATPFTEAGAVDHDALASLTTWLEDGGVDFFVPCGSTGEAPLLTLEERTRVVETVAAATDKPVLAGTGHEGFEPTLEATERAAESGADAALVVTPSYYGSDDAALGRYYRELADASPIPIYCYSVPKFTDHALSPRTVESLASHENVAGIKDSSGSLESIQRLVRFTDDADFSVLVGSGSVYAAALDTGAAGGVLALANAVPERAATVFERHRGGDVDGARSLNADLVELNRAITARYGVPGVKAVLSLRGQPVGSPRRPLEPVDDDVEAELETLLSVALEA